Proteins co-encoded in one Gemmatimonadaceae bacterium genomic window:
- a CDS encoding peptidase dimerization domain-containing protein: MSHARAVLAAALLALPALLPAQETPTERDAARDVVRTLDSLEHSLAIPALTARLTGPDAARDQVVARAAELMNTELLAMGDDITSHPEIGFTETRSVKILTDWLTRHDFDVTMGVAGLPTAFVARYKHNAGAPNLGVIVEYDALRGTKGAFHGDQHSTQGPIGLAAAVAIAEYLTRTHTPGSVTVFGTPGEEMMPPVAKTVMYDAGVFTGMDVIVRSHSSSTTSRPAAGFGTCCMNINGTRYTFSGAPAHQLTAWNGRNALTAVIHFFDNVDGIRSNLRPEARIQGVITEGGAAPNVVPDRAAADFYIRYPDEVYLAQETEMVDNAARAAALATGTKVKIDHYGKLRDGIGVGTLDELAFAYMKKYGATNVQPEPGKPQGFEETGSVSMDIPGAQFTSQTSLAPNHTYEMLADATAPIGHHGFTVDAQAMSALLYDFATHAEYRAAVKQEFETIRGLHARYLQELEQVYTVPKVPDPR, encoded by the coding sequence ATGTCCCACGCTCGCGCTGTCCTCGCCGCCGCACTGCTGGCGCTCCCCGCCCTGCTCCCCGCCCAGGAAACCCCCACCGAGCGCGATGCCGCGCGCGACGTGGTGCGCACGCTCGACTCGCTGGAGCACTCGCTGGCCATTCCCGCGTTGACGGCCAGGCTCACCGGCCCCGACGCCGCGCGCGACCAGGTGGTGGCGCGCGCCGCGGAGTTGATGAACACGGAACTGCTGGCGATGGGCGACGACATCACCAGCCATCCCGAGATCGGCTTCACCGAGACGCGGTCGGTGAAGATCCTCACCGACTGGCTCACGAGGCACGATTTCGACGTCACGATGGGGGTGGCGGGCCTGCCCACGGCGTTCGTGGCCCGCTACAAGCACAACGCGGGCGCCCCCAATCTGGGCGTGATCGTCGAGTACGATGCCCTGCGCGGCACCAAGGGCGCCTTCCACGGCGACCAGCACAGCACCCAGGGCCCGATCGGACTCGCCGCCGCGGTGGCGATCGCCGAATACCTCACGCGCACGCACACGCCCGGCAGCGTGACCGTGTTCGGGACCCCGGGCGAGGAGATGATGCCGCCGGTGGCGAAGACGGTGATGTACGACGCGGGGGTGTTCACGGGCATGGATGTCATCGTGCGCAGCCATTCGAGCAGCACCACCAGCCGGCCGGCCGCCGGATTCGGCACCTGCTGCATGAACATCAACGGCACCAGGTACACGTTCAGCGGCGCGCCGGCGCACCAGCTCACGGCATGGAACGGCCGCAATGCGCTCACGGCGGTGATCCACTTCTTCGACAACGTGGACGGCATCCGGAGCAACCTGCGCCCGGAGGCCCGCATCCAGGGAGTGATCACCGAAGGCGGCGCGGCGCCCAACGTGGTGCCCGACCGCGCGGCGGCGGACTTCTACATCCGCTACCCCGACGAGGTCTATCTGGCACAGGAGACCGAGATGGTGGACAACGCGGCGCGTGCCGCGGCGCTCGCCACCGGCACCAAGGTCAAGATCGATCACTACGGCAAGCTCCGCGACGGCATCGGCGTGGGCACGCTCGACGAGCTGGCGTTCGCATACATGAAGAAGTACGGCGCCACCAACGTGCAGCCGGAGCCCGGCAAGCCGCAGGGCTTCGAGGAGACGGGCAGCGTCTCGATGGACATTCCCGGCGCGCAGTTCACCTCGCAGACATCGTTGGCGCCCAACCACACCTACGAGATGCTGGCCGACGCCACGGCGCCGATCGGCCACCACGGCTTCACGGTGGACGCGCAGGCGATGAGCGCGCTGCTCTACGACTTTGCCACGCACGCCGAGTACCGGGCCGCGGTGAAGCAGGAGTTCGAGACGATCCGGGGGCTGCACGCCCGGTACCTGCAGGAACTCGAGCAGGTGTACACGGTGCCCAAGGTGCCCGACCCGCGGTGA